The Streptomyces sp. DH-12 genome has a window encoding:
- a CDS encoding Wzz/FepE/Etk N-terminal domain-containing protein, whose amino-acid sequence MTTATAEPAAAAPLLDLQALVVSVRRRRRVWGTLALLGLLIGVAVAVALPPPPTAVTKVLVAHQDDQPNDPGTLIRTDVALLHTTRIADAALESLGSSESAEDFMEDYEGAGLTNNLLEIKATGATGAEAVTRAEAVAEAFVADHVRRIKQAAAADASTLLAQRDRMQEELDQVNEAIGDGPPEGSPEESANLESLFARRAELSSRISEFSQRAAEARVGTPRLVAGTQIVDAPHTVKHSLPVAAATDGGIGLVLGLVLGLVVAAVASVVGDRPVLRRDIARHLGASVTAELSRSALRPGPWRRRRARAARARVASSLARTARGAAEPLALLELGCAREAGVLALGLARTLAEDEPVVVVDALPRHGLTGRRPKPGDPEVVGVERAASLPAGRRRIGVASVAPGAAWSDLADLAGRAVLVVRAGHGTTAWLHTVARQLADRRVEVTGVVLVDPDPQDRTDGTLWDGPFPGQRVRDEGRPARQDRGSAPHPVQAAGDGPRRTQRLPMWAARVPDSDQEGR is encoded by the coding sequence ATGACGACCGCCACGGCGGAGCCGGCGGCCGCCGCTCCCCTGCTGGATCTGCAGGCGCTGGTGGTGTCGGTGCGCAGACGCCGCCGCGTGTGGGGGACCCTGGCGCTGCTGGGGCTGCTGATCGGCGTGGCGGTGGCGGTGGCGCTGCCCCCGCCGCCGACCGCGGTGACCAAGGTGCTGGTCGCGCACCAGGACGACCAGCCGAACGACCCCGGCACGCTGATCCGCACCGACGTGGCGCTGCTGCACACCACGCGGATCGCCGACGCGGCGCTCGAGTCGCTCGGGTCCTCCGAGAGCGCGGAGGACTTCATGGAGGACTACGAGGGCGCCGGCCTGACCAACAACCTGCTGGAGATCAAGGCCACGGGCGCGACCGGCGCGGAGGCGGTGACCCGTGCCGAGGCGGTGGCCGAGGCGTTCGTCGCGGACCACGTGCGGCGGATCAAGCAGGCCGCGGCCGCCGACGCCTCGACCCTGCTCGCGCAGCGCGACCGCATGCAGGAAGAGCTCGACCAGGTGAACGAGGCGATCGGCGACGGGCCGCCGGAGGGCAGCCCGGAGGAGTCGGCGAACCTGGAATCGCTGTTCGCCCGCCGCGCCGAACTCAGCTCGCGCATCAGCGAGTTCTCGCAGCGGGCCGCGGAGGCCCGGGTGGGCACGCCCCGGCTGGTCGCGGGCACGCAGATCGTCGACGCCCCGCACACCGTGAAGCACTCGCTGCCCGTGGCCGCCGCCACCGACGGCGGCATCGGGCTGGTCCTCGGCCTGGTGCTGGGCCTCGTGGTCGCCGCGGTCGCCTCGGTGGTGGGCGACCGTCCGGTGCTGCGCCGGGACATCGCGCGGCACCTGGGCGCCTCGGTCACCGCGGAGCTGTCCCGGTCGGCGCTGCGGCCGGGCCCGTGGCGGCGCCGGCGCGCACGCGCGGCGCGGGCCCGGGTCGCCTCGTCGCTGGCCCGTACGGCGCGCGGTGCCGCGGAGCCGCTGGCGCTGCTGGAGCTGGGCTGCGCGCGCGAGGCGGGGGTGCTCGCCCTGGGCCTGGCGCGGACGCTGGCGGAGGACGAGCCGGTGGTCGTGGTCGACGCCCTGCCCCGGCACGGCCTCACCGGCCGCCGGCCGAAGCCGGGCGACCCGGAGGTGGTCGGCGTGGAGCGGGCCGCGTCCCTGCCGGCCGGCCGGCGCCGGATCGGCGTCGCCTCGGTGGCGCCCGGCGCGGCCTGGTCCGACCTCGCCGACCTCGCCGGCCGGGCCGTGCTGGTGGTGCGGGCCGGGCACGGCACCACCGCGTGGCTGCACACCGTGGCGCGGCAGCTCGCGGACCGGCGCGTGGAGGTGACCGGTGTGGTGCTGGTCGACCCCGATCCGCAGGACCGGACGGACGGGACGCTGTGGGACGGGCCGTTCCCGGGGCAGCGCGTCCGCGACGAGGGCCGGCCGGCCCGGCAGGACCGCGGGAGCGCCCCCCACCCCGTACAGGCGGCGGGGGACGGTCCGCGGCGGACGCAGCGGCTGCCGATGTGGGCGGCGCGGGTCCCGGACAGCGACCAGGAGGGGCGGTAG
- the asnB gene encoding asparagine synthase (glutamine-hydrolyzing), translated as MCGIAGTYRWPDGKAVTDRLTETLAHRGPDGSGGYAHALGDGEVHLGHRRLAVLDLSGTGAQPMASDGLALTYNGELYNAPELRAELEGAGVRFRGGSDTEVLLEAWRRWGTDCLPRLRGMFAFAVFDERTGELVLVRDQLGIKPLFLLRRGEGLVFSSELKALAAVAGGSLEVDPAALVASLLYYWVPDSRCALRGAEKLPPGTWLRCRPDGSVQRGRFWDLREVAAEGQERARAGEVPDLAAVVEESTRLHLLSDVPVATFLSGGLDSSYLTALAARDRPGIPAYTIGFRAEDARFEAMPDDLRYARRVAERFGVDLREIEIAPDVQDLLPRMTYHLDEPVGDPAAINTFLICSAAREAGVKVMLSGMGADELFAGYRKHLANLIAVRYRRVPGPVRRGVAAAVDRLPVATRRRGLRSVRFAKRFLSFAGLPEETAFRRSYTLYDREELIGLLDPDLAPAVDDVLTEHADVYRDNTLDDFVNRMCLADARMFLPGLNLAYTDRSSMAASTEVRVPYVDVEVVRAAFAVPGTRKIAGRQGKAVLKEAATTVLPREIVYRPKGLFSAPLRAWMSRDLAPLVREVVHDGLLVRSGFLRREALARMVAEDAAGQRDHSKHLWHVLTLEHWYRDATSRTGHDSPAPTA; from the coding sequence ATGTGCGGCATCGCAGGCACGTACCGGTGGCCGGACGGCAAGGCGGTCACCGACCGGCTCACCGAGACCCTCGCCCACCGCGGCCCGGACGGGTCCGGCGGCTACGCCCACGCGCTGGGCGACGGCGAGGTGCACCTCGGGCACCGCAGACTGGCCGTCCTCGACCTGTCCGGCACCGGCGCCCAGCCGATGGCGTCGGACGGTCTGGCCCTGACGTACAACGGCGAGCTGTACAACGCGCCGGAGCTGCGGGCCGAGCTGGAGGGCGCCGGAGTGCGGTTCCGGGGCGGCTCGGACACCGAGGTGCTGCTGGAGGCGTGGCGGCGCTGGGGCACGGACTGTCTGCCCCGGCTGCGCGGCATGTTCGCGTTCGCCGTGTTCGACGAGCGGACCGGCGAGCTGGTGCTGGTCCGCGACCAGCTCGGCATCAAGCCGCTGTTCCTGCTGCGGCGGGGTGAGGGGCTGGTGTTCTCCTCGGAGCTGAAGGCGCTGGCGGCGGTGGCCGGCGGGTCGCTGGAGGTGGACCCGGCGGCGCTGGTCGCCTCGCTGCTGTACTACTGGGTGCCGGACTCGCGGTGCGCGCTGCGCGGGGCGGAGAAGCTGCCGCCGGGCACCTGGCTGCGGTGCCGGCCGGACGGGTCCGTGCAGCGCGGGCGGTTCTGGGACCTGCGGGAGGTCGCCGCCGAGGGCCAGGAGCGCGCCCGCGCCGGTGAGGTGCCGGACCTGGCGGCGGTGGTGGAGGAGTCGACGCGGCTCCACCTGCTGTCCGACGTGCCGGTGGCGACGTTCCTGTCCGGCGGGCTGGACTCCAGCTATCTGACCGCGCTCGCGGCCCGCGACCGGCCCGGCATCCCCGCGTACACCATCGGGTTCCGGGCGGAGGACGCGCGGTTCGAGGCGATGCCGGACGACCTGCGCTACGCCCGGCGGGTGGCCGAGCGGTTCGGGGTCGATCTGCGGGAGATCGAGATCGCGCCGGACGTGCAGGACCTGCTGCCGCGGATGACGTACCACCTGGACGAGCCGGTCGGCGACCCGGCCGCGATCAACACCTTCCTCATCTGCTCGGCCGCCCGGGAGGCCGGGGTGAAGGTGATGCTGTCGGGGATGGGCGCCGACGAGCTGTTCGCCGGGTACCGCAAGCACCTGGCGAACCTGATCGCGGTGCGCTACCGGCGGGTGCCGGGGCCGGTGCGGCGCGGGGTGGCCGCCGCCGTGGACCGGCTGCCGGTCGCCACCCGGCGGCGCGGGCTGCGGTCGGTGCGGTTCGCCAAGCGGTTCCTGTCCTTCGCGGGCCTGCCGGAGGAGACCGCGTTCCGGCGCAGCTACACCCTGTACGACCGCGAGGAGCTGATCGGGCTGCTCGACCCGGACCTGGCCCCGGCGGTGGACGACGTGCTGACCGAGCACGCGGACGTCTACCGGGACAACACCCTCGACGACTTCGTGAACCGCATGTGCCTGGCGGACGCCCGGATGTTCCTGCCGGGTCTCAACCTCGCCTACACCGACCGGTCGAGCATGGCCGCGTCGACCGAGGTGCGGGTGCCGTACGTGGACGTCGAGGTGGTCAGGGCGGCGTTCGCGGTCCCGGGCACGCGCAAGATCGCCGGGCGGCAGGGCAAGGCGGTGCTCAAGGAGGCGGCCACGACGGTGCTGCCGCGGGAGATCGTGTACCGGCCCAAGGGGCTGTTCAGCGCCCCGCTGCGGGCCTGGATGAGCCGGGACCTCGCGCCGCTGGTGCGCGAGGTGGTGCACGACGGCCTGCTGGTCCGCTCCGGCTTCCTGCGCCGGGAGGCGCTGGCGCGCATGGTCGCCGAGGACGCCGCCGGGCAGCGGGACCACTCCAAGCACCTCTGGCACGTGCTGACCCTCGAGCACTGGTACCGCGACGCGACCTCCCGGACCGGCCACGACTCCCCCGCCCCGACGGCGTAG